One stretch of Paenibacillus sp. AN1007 DNA includes these proteins:
- a CDS encoding iron-sulfur cluster biosynthesis family protein → MHIQITDLAAQRLTKSLNDQPGYFKVFYDMEGCGCNGVVVLLIADEPAALDEQIETNLVPFYVDPKHQLNLEPNMKLDAQENYPAFVLSSDSGVISSNLRLRDARKAAVGTPSASNACNL, encoded by the coding sequence ATGCATATTCAAATTACTGATCTGGCAGCACAACGTTTGACGAAAAGTCTGAACGATCAGCCCGGTTATTTCAAAGTATTTTATGATATGGAAGGCTGCGGCTGTAACGGTGTTGTCGTGTTACTCATTGCAGACGAACCTGCCGCGCTCGATGAACAGATTGAAACCAACCTTGTTCCATTCTATGTAGATCCCAAACACCAGCTCAATCTGGAACCCAACATGAAGCTCGACGCACAAGAAAACTACCCTGCTTTCGTGCTGAGCAGTGATTCCGGTGTAATCAGCAGCAACCTCCGCCTCCGTGATGCACGCAAGGCAGCCGTCGGGACCCCGAGTGCATCCAACGCTTGTAACTTGTAA
- a CDS encoding M15 family metallopeptidase → MPSFTRKSIISTLLLSSVLAGTAFTGLPISQVLNPPASAASSSFSRFLQDNAPSRTITTPSKGLATVTNLFSTVVLVNKKRNLPSTYEPKDLVVPNIPFSFSGSSPKKQIRKVAASAIEKLFAAAKKDGIDIKAVSGYRSYATQKSIFDRNASIKGEAAANKTSARPGQSEHQTGLAMDISSASAGYDLQQSFGNTKEGKWLKANAHKYGFIIRYGKDQEKLTGYSYEPWHVRYVGVYIAGEITNQKLTLEQYLERAK, encoded by the coding sequence ATGCCATCCTTTACTCGCAAATCGATTATATCAACACTTCTTCTCAGTTCGGTGCTTGCAGGCACAGCCTTTACTGGGCTGCCTATTAGCCAAGTGCTCAACCCACCCGCTTCTGCGGCAAGCTCAAGTTTCTCCCGTTTCCTGCAGGATAATGCACCAAGCCGTACCATAACGACCCCGAGCAAAGGCTTAGCGACGGTGACAAATCTCTTCAGCACGGTTGTGCTCGTCAATAAAAAGCGGAACCTGCCATCCACATATGAACCGAAAGATCTGGTTGTTCCTAACATCCCGTTCAGCTTCTCCGGCTCCAGCCCGAAAAAGCAAATTCGCAAAGTGGCAGCATCCGCCATTGAGAAATTGTTTGCTGCAGCCAAAAAAGACGGTATCGATATCAAAGCCGTCTCCGGCTATCGTTCGTACGCAACCCAAAAATCGATCTTTGACCGGAATGCGAGCATCAAAGGCGAAGCAGCTGCTAACAAAACGAGTGCCCGCCCGGGACAGAGCGAACATCAGACCGGACTTGCTATGGATATTTCCAGCGCTTCGGCTGGTTATGATCTGCAGCAAAGCTTTGGAAACACCAAGGAAGGCAAATGGCTGAAAGCCAATGCCCACAAATACGGTTTTATTATCCGTTACGGCAAAGACCAGGAGAAACTAACCGGCTATTCTTATGAACCGTGGCATGTTCGTTACGTGGGTGTATATATTGCTGGTGAGATCACCAACCAGAAGCTCACCTTAGAACAATATCTGGAGCGTGCTAAATAA
- a CDS encoding nitroreductase family protein — translation MSELDHLIKNRRSAVIFEEGIEISESELEEMFALNKFAPSAFNLQHTHYLVLTDDTQKEKIYEASQQYKVKTASAVIVVLGDVHAHHHIRTINEGLLNLGALTPFQYEQESQSVAEFYETRGRFFQREDAIRNASLSAMQFMLIAQDRGWDTCPMIGFDAEELEQSLNIPDHYVPAMLITIGKKSESKQRPRGYRKPIHEYVSFNKMNAE, via the coding sequence ATGAGCGAATTAGACCATTTGATTAAGAACCGCAGATCGGCTGTTATTTTTGAAGAAGGAATTGAAATTTCGGAATCAGAACTGGAAGAGATGTTTGCCTTAAACAAATTTGCCCCGTCCGCATTTAATCTGCAGCATACCCATTATCTTGTTTTAACCGATGACACGCAAAAAGAGAAGATATATGAAGCTTCGCAGCAGTATAAAGTGAAAACAGCATCCGCAGTCATCGTAGTGCTGGGTGATGTTCACGCACACCATCATATTCGGACCATTAACGAGGGACTGCTTAACCTGGGAGCACTGACGCCTTTTCAATATGAGCAGGAATCACAGAGTGTTGCTGAATTTTACGAAACTCGCGGCCGCTTTTTCCAACGCGAGGATGCGATTCGTAACGCCAGCCTGTCAGCGATGCAGTTCATGCTGATTGCACAGGACCGCGGCTGGGATACGTGCCCGATGATCGGATTTGATGCGGAAGAGCTGGAGCAGAGCCTCAACATTCCAGACCACTACGTACCTGCCATGCTGATTACAATCGGCAAAAAGTCTGAATCCAAACAGCGCCCTCGCGGATATCGCAAGCCTATTCACGAATATGTCAGCTTTAATAAAATGAACGCCGAATAA
- a CDS encoding leucine-rich repeat domain-containing protein yields MSIDITNAFTDELFRQYIVEHFCDQRGYILEQDVGGVETLQLPKIGIKSLQGIEYFRELRLLDCAYNALTNLQIEHNLKLRTLLCRENQLLELQLHANTELETLDCSFNRLRKLDVSHNHRLVSIECQWNLLSELKVGHLTYLEKLACSYNTLFSLDTADHNQLFHLDCANNDLIQLDVTGCPALIELRCHHNHLKSLDLQSNIRLESVRCFHNHIRELHLHPLTELVELYCSENKLKSLDVSRNAKLKHIQYGDNLIVEPAHEVPGMGTFEYDSETTLYYMNMNLQHEKRELRINVQISTKSGMQAVSPYLEAAWTQWDHLCERALHVIAEANPEEDVSELLLADAAFEADGSLKLGFDAGDTPAGQLYIYAAFDNNLHISDELIYEMY; encoded by the coding sequence ATGAGTATAGATATAACGAATGCTTTTACGGACGAACTTTTCAGACAATACATAGTAGAGCATTTTTGTGATCAACGAGGATATATTCTGGAACAGGATGTAGGTGGAGTAGAGACACTGCAGCTCCCAAAAATCGGCATAAAGAGCCTTCAAGGGATTGAATATTTCAGGGAGCTTCGGCTGCTGGATTGTGCATATAACGCGCTGACCAACCTGCAGATTGAACATAATCTGAAGTTGAGAACGTTATTATGCAGAGAAAATCAGCTTCTTGAGCTGCAGCTTCATGCGAATACGGAGCTGGAGACACTTGATTGCAGCTTCAATCGCCTGCGCAAACTTGACGTATCCCATAATCACAGGCTTGTATCGATTGAATGCCAGTGGAATCTGTTATCCGAACTGAAAGTCGGTCATCTAACCTATTTAGAGAAACTTGCCTGCAGTTACAATACGCTTTTCTCGCTGGATACGGCTGATCATAACCAGCTGTTTCATCTGGACTGTGCCAACAATGACCTTATCCAGCTGGATGTGACAGGCTGCCCGGCTCTGATCGAACTTCGCTGTCATCACAACCATCTCAAAAGCTTGGACCTTCAGTCCAATATTAGGCTGGAGAGTGTGCGCTGTTTCCATAATCATATCCGTGAACTGCATCTTCATCCCCTTACGGAGCTGGTGGAGCTGTATTGTTCCGAAAATAAACTGAAGTCGCTGGATGTAAGCCGGAATGCCAAGCTGAAGCACATCCAGTATGGAGATAATCTAATCGTTGAACCCGCTCATGAAGTTCCGGGTATGGGAACGTTTGAATATGACAGTGAAACGACACTTTATTACATGAACATGAACCTGCAGCATGAGAAGAGAGAGCTGCGGATCAACGTTCAGATCTCAACGAAGTCAGGCATGCAGGCTGTATCTCCTTACCTTGAAGCTGCCTGGACACAGTGGGACCATTTATGTGAACGTGCACTTCATGTTATTGCCGAGGCTAATCCTGAGGAGGATGTAAGTGAATTGCTCTTGGCTGATGCGGCATTTGAAGCCGATGGCAGCCTAAAGCTCGGGTTTGATGCAGGGGACACGCCAGCCGGACAGCTCTATATCTACGCTGCATTTGATAACAATCTTCACATTTCGGATGAATTGATCTATGAAATGTATTGA
- a CDS encoding GyrI-like domain-containing protein yields MDKKNVYLEQIQPARMAYVRQTGPYGPSNIQTMEKLKQWADQNKLLNEDAVLFGIPQDHPAAVLPQLCRYDACIVIEDHFHLDKDNSKDTGFEINVGRFPGGSYLIFTVPHTAEGIQNAWNDMIPRLQAEGYRMDDKPVIERYRPRLLNQHLCELCVPVTTK; encoded by the coding sequence ATGGATAAGAAAAATGTATATCTGGAGCAGATTCAACCCGCTAGAATGGCTTATGTTCGCCAAACTGGACCTTATGGACCCTCCAACATTCAGACCATGGAAAAGCTGAAACAATGGGCGGACCAGAACAAGCTGCTGAATGAAGATGCTGTTTTGTTCGGTATTCCTCAGGATCATCCAGCAGCAGTCCTGCCCCAGCTCTGCAGATACGATGCGTGTATCGTGATTGAGGATCATTTTCATCTAGATAAGGATAACAGCAAGGATACTGGCTTTGAGATTAACGTCGGCAGGTTTCCGGGAGGAAGCTATCTCATTTTCACAGTTCCGCATACGGCCGAGGGCATACAAAATGCCTGGAACGATATGATTCCGCGATTACAGGCAGAAGGCTATCGCATGGATGATAAACCGGTTATTGAAAGATATCGTCCGCGGCTCCTGAATCAGCATTTATGCGAGCTTTGTGTTCCTGTAACAACCAAATAA